CACCATGACCGGGAAAGCCGGGACGGGAAAGACATTGCTCGCACTGGCGGCGGGCCTTTTGCAAATCGAAGACCTGCAGACGTACAAAAAGCTGCTGGTAGCCAGGCCGATCGTGCCGCTGGGCAAGGACATCGGCTATCTTCCCGGGGAAAAGGAAGAAAAGCTGCGGCCCTGGATGCAGCCGATCTATGACAATTTGGAATATTTGTTCAATACAAAGCGCTCCGGGGATCTGGACAAAATCCTGGCCGGAATGGGAAGTATTCAGGTAGAGGCCCTGACGTACATTCGCGGCCGTTCCATCCCCGGACAATTTATCATCATCGATGAGGCCCAGAATCTGACCAAGCATGAAGTAAAAACGATCCTTACGCGGGTAGGGGAGGGCTCCAAGATCGTCTTGATGGGCGATCCGGAACAGATTGACCATCCCTACCTGGACGAGAGCAATAACGGACTGACCTATGTCGTGGAGATGTTCAAGGATCAAAAGCTGGCCGGCCATATTCGCCTGGAAAAAGGGGAGAGGAGTGTCCTGGCCCAGCTGGCTGCGGATTTGCTGTAGGCCGAATAAGAACAGGAAAAGGGGTAAAGATATAGGTGTCGAGCCCAGTGATCCATGAATCAAACCGGCAAATAGCCTTGCAGGAGGCGAAGAACCGTGGATGGTCATGATCAAGCATTCGACAGTAGTCGAACTGGCGGAAACCGTACTCTTTAGGTAACACAAACTCTGTTACGGAGGTTGAAGAGCCAAAGAGACTGATCGGTATCACCCCATAGCAAAGGGCTCGACGCGGCCGCTCCCCTGATGGGAGCGGTTTTTCCATTTCAGGAAAGAAAAAACAGCCCGGCATGGTCTCCGGACTGTTCGCTGATGTTCCTTACGCTTGGCGGTTCACCGCTTTTTTCAATTGACTCATAATGCCGCTGTGCATGCCTTCATGGTAGAGCGTAAACAGAAGCATTTCTCCAAATGTATCGATCTGCGCTTTGCCCCTCAGGCTAAACGGAGTGGGCAGCTTCTCTTGCAGGCGGTCTGCAAAATCATTCTTGATGCGGGCTGTCTGCTCCTGCAGCTGTTGGCTCAGCGTCTCCAGGCTGGGGACCTCTCCCTGCCAATCGGCCGGCTTGGTTCCAGGGGAAAAAAGGGCCCCGTAGGAGGAAGGGACTTTGATCCCGGTCGGACCATAGAGGAGGGCATCCTGGCTGAGCAGAATATGGCCCAGATTCCAACGCAAGTTGTTGGAAAAACCTTCCGGCACGATATCCGCCTGCGCCTCTGAAATCTCCTGCATGCCGCTAAGCGTGAGTCCGCGAATCAATTCATACTGTTGCCAAACAAAACCGTAATCCATAGTCGTACACCCCTCCAAAAAATAACGTCCTATTCGTCATGTTACCGCAGAAAATGGAAGAAGAAAACATTCAAATGTGCTGCGCGGCCCTCTATTGTCCTCTCCCATCCCGGTAAGATAAGATAAAATATGGACAACTATTCACCAGAAAAAAGGGAGAACGGCGATGATGACGAGATATGTGCGAGTGGCGATCTGGTTGCTGGCAGCTGTATGGCTGCTGCAGGCATGCAGTTCGCCGTCCGGAGAAAATGGCCTGGCGGCGGCTTTTGATCCGGAAGACCCCAAAGAGTACGGCATCCGGGGAATCTACCTGGGTCAAAATATCAAAGAGGCGATGGAGCAGCTCCAGCCGACAAAGGCCGATTTCATGGATGCAGTCACCCGGGAAAGCTATACGGCCGATCAGCTCGCTGCCGGAGCCGGAACGATGGTCATGGGCCTGCTCCTGGTCGACGAGACACAGCTGATGGTGACCGTCAAGCAGGGAGTGCTCCATTCCATCGTGGTCGGCGGCATCCCGCGTGAAAAGGCGGCGGCGTTTGCCACTAACCGCGGTCTGGCCGCATACGACGGCCCGGAAAAAATTCAGCAGCTGTACGGACAAGCAGCGGGACAAAGTCAGGAAATCACCCTGCAGGGCAGCAAATATAAGTTGTTGCTCCGGCTGCATGACAACCAGCTGATCGGATACCGATTTGACACGGTAGAATAGAGCGCGCCGCTTATTCAGCAAAAAAATGAAGCTGCACGCCGTAGGCCTTGGCGATTCCCAGCATCAGCTGGTCCTGCTCGGAATCAATCAGGTACCAGGTGTCAGAGGCGGCAGCGGCCGGAATGCGTCCGAGAATCGACTCTTTCATCTGTTCCAGCGCCGCCCAGCGGTCCCGCTCCGCCCCTATGGCTGGATCCAGCGTAAAAGCTGCCACCCGGTCTGCATATACATAAAGATGGCCGTCTTGGCTTTCAAAACCGACCGCGTCCAGGTCGGCCATCTCGGCGTTTGCAGGAAGGAGCCACAACGGGAATTCTTCGCCCAGCATCGAGGCTTTCTCCAGAATTTCGATCAGCTTGTCCCGCTCTTGCTCGTTTTCGACGATCAAGAGCTGCTCATCACGGTCATATACATTGACATGATCTCCAATTTTATGTATGACTTGAGCATAGAAACCGGGAAGCTTTCCCGGCGCCTGCTGCATCTCGATCCCAAACATCCGCTTCAATGGATACACCTCATTTTGTCGTTTTGATTCATCGTAACACAAGAGAGAAGGAGGTTTCACATGAAAGATAATCTGCTAGTGGAGAGTATGGCTTTAGGGCCGTTTCAGACCAATGCCTATATCCTGACCCACAGCGAAACGGGAGAATCCATCGTCATCGATCCAGGGATGGAACCGGAACCGCTGCTGCGAAAATTGGCCGGCAAAAAGGTAGCGGCCATCTTGCTCACCCACGCTCATCTGGACCATATCGGCGGCCTGAACCAAGTAAGGGAGCTGACCCATGCTCCCGTATACATTCACCCACTGGAGCAGGAATGGCTGACCGATCCCGATCTCAATGGATCCAGCCGTTGGAACCTGCCTGAACCGATCATCTGTCAGCGGGCGGAACACGAGCTGGCCGACGGGCAGACGCTGGAGCTGGCTGGATTCTCCATCCGCGTGCTGCATACGCCCGGCCATTCTCCAGGCAGCTGTTCGTTTGTCATTGGACGCCATTGCTTTGGCGGAGATGTGCTGTTTGCGCAAAGCATCGGCCGAACGGATCTGCCCGGCGGTGATTTTGAGACACTGATGATCAGCATCCAGGACAAATTGTTTGAGCTGGATGATGAGACGATCGTCTATCCGGGACACGGCCCGAAGACGACGATTGACACCGAAAAAACGTTTAACCCGTTTGTAACCGGTATGCTTCGATGAGAAGCAAGTACACCTCTTTTACACTGAGTATCGCGCTGGCGTGGGGAGTCTGGGGCTGCGCTCCGTCAACAGGAACGCCCCATCCGCCCGCCGCAGTGGCGCCATCCGTGCCGACATCCGCTGCAACTCCCGCCGCATCTCCTGTCACGTCTGATACCGAAGCGGGACGCGAGCCGCCGCCGGCAGAAGGGGGGCCGCTCCCGTCAGCGGAAAGAGCGGGAGGGCATGAGCCGCCGCCCTCCCGGTTTCCGGAACAGCGCATTACCTTGATGGCGGTCGGAGACATCATGGTTCATGACGAGCAGCTGGAGGCTGCCCGTTTGCCGGACGGGTCGAACTACGACTTCGCTCCTTTTTTCAACCAGGTCGCTCCGATCTTTCAGGAAGCGGACTGGCTGATCGGCAATCTGGAGACGACGCTGGCCGGAGCGGAGCTGAAGTACACCGGATACCCGATGTTCAACTCCCCGGATTCGCTGGCGGATACCTTGAAACAGCTGGGCTTTACCGCACTGACGACAGCCA
This sequence is a window from Brevibacillus composti. Protein-coding genes within it:
- a CDS encoding DinB family protein, which translates into the protein MDYGFVWQQYELIRGLTLSGMQEISEAQADIVPEGFSNNLRWNLGHILLSQDALLYGPTGIKVPSSYGALFSPGTKPADWQGEVPSLETLSQQLQEQTARIKNDFADRLQEKLPTPFSLRGKAQIDTFGEMLLFTLYHEGMHSGIMSQLKKAVNRQA
- a CDS encoding PLP-dependent aminotransferase family protein, with product MMTRYVRVAIWLLAAVWLLQACSSPSGENGLAAAFDPEDPKEYGIRGIYLGQNIKEAMEQLQPTKADFMDAVTRESYTADQLAAGAGTMVMGLLLVDETQLMVTVKQGVLHSIVVGGIPREKAAAFATNRGLAAYDGPEKIQQLYGQAAGQSQEITLQGSKYKLLLRLHDNQLIGYRFDTVE
- a CDS encoding MBL fold metallo-hydrolase, whose protein sequence is MKDNLLVESMALGPFQTNAYILTHSETGESIVIDPGMEPEPLLRKLAGKKVAAILLTHAHLDHIGGLNQVRELTHAPVYIHPLEQEWLTDPDLNGSSRWNLPEPIICQRAEHELADGQTLELAGFSIRVLHTPGHSPGSCSFVIGRHCFGGDVLFAQSIGRTDLPGGDFETLMISIQDKLFELDDETIVYPGHGPKTTIDTEKTFNPFVTGMLR